A genomic region of Microlunatus sagamiharensis contains the following coding sequences:
- a CDS encoding RNase H family protein, whose translation MTITAAADGSALGNPGPAGWAWYVDDEHWASGGWPRGTNNMGELKAVLDLLHQTAHLDDDLLVYCDSLYVINTVTQWMKGWKRKGWRKKDGKPVLNVELVKALDQALDDRVNTDVRFEWVKGHAGHPLNEAADRLAVAASTAFRERREPEPGPGFEGAAGAPGSAPDPGPEALPADDDLFSVSGDTPARAAGSSAAAPAVVISTGDDLDEVVALERALLSDRVRSERRAVDALLDPAWTEIGASGRLWTREAMLDVIAPLDDVELEVVSVDRLAADLVLLVWRSRTGDRSVLRSSLWVRSGGRWRQRFHQGTPEAGRAR comes from the coding sequence GGCCTGGTACGTCGACGACGAGCACTGGGCGAGCGGCGGCTGGCCGCGGGGCACCAACAACATGGGCGAGCTCAAGGCCGTGCTCGACCTGCTCCACCAGACGGCCCACCTCGACGACGACCTGCTCGTCTACTGCGACAGCCTCTACGTGATCAACACCGTCACGCAGTGGATGAAGGGCTGGAAGCGCAAGGGCTGGCGCAAGAAGGACGGCAAGCCGGTCCTGAACGTCGAGCTGGTCAAGGCGCTCGACCAGGCCCTGGACGACCGGGTCAACACCGACGTGCGCTTCGAGTGGGTCAAGGGCCACGCCGGCCACCCGCTCAACGAGGCCGCCGACCGCCTGGCCGTGGCCGCCTCCACCGCGTTCCGCGAGCGGCGCGAGCCCGAGCCCGGGCCGGGCTTCGAGGGCGCGGCCGGCGCTCCTGGCTCCGCGCCGGACCCCGGGCCCGAGGCGCTGCCGGCCGACGACGACCTGTTCTCGGTCTCCGGCGACACCCCCGCACGGGCCGCGGGGAGCTCCGCCGCGGCCCCGGCGGTCGTGATCTCGACCGGGGACGACCTCGACGAGGTGGTCGCCCTCGAGCGCGCCCTGCTCAGCGACCGGGTCCGCTCCGAGCGCAGGGCCGTCGACGCGCTGCTGGACCCGGCCTGGACCGAGATCGGGGCGTCGGGGCGGCTCTGGACGCGCGAGGCGATGCTCGACGTGATCGCCCCGCTCGACGACGTCGAGCTCGAGGTCGTGAGCGTCGACCGGCTCGCGGCCGACCTGGTGCTGCTGGTCTGGCGCAGCCGTACGGGTGACCGCTCGGTGCTGCGCAGCTCGCTCTGGGTGCGCTCGGGCGGACGCTGGCGCCAGCGCTTCCACCAGGGCACGCCGGAGGCCGGCCGTGCGCGGTGA
- the cds1 gene encoding L-cysteine desulfhydrase Cds1 — MRGDPGGRQDRRWLDWALTQVEADSNRSADTHLHVFPLPPEWGVSLYVKDESVHPTGSLKHRLARSLVLYGLCNGWIEEGTTLVEASSGSTAVSEAYFARLLGLPFVAVMPATTVREKCELIEFYGGRCHLVDDPGTIYAEAERLAAETGGHYLDQFTYAERATDWRGNNNIAESMFAQLRREPHPVPAWVVVGAGTGGTSATIGRYLRLNQLPASLCVVDPEGSAFERSWRTGELDVTARGSRIEGIGRPRVEPSFVPEVVDRMVAVPDAASVAAMRWGTRHLGRVVGGSTGTNLWGACQLVAELVAEGRRGSVVTLLCDDGRRYANSYYDDAWVASRGWDLAPPTRTLEHFLATGEWSDPV; from the coding sequence GTGCGCGGTGACCCCGGGGGCCGCCAGGACCGCCGCTGGCTCGACTGGGCGCTGACGCAGGTGGAGGCCGACAGCAACCGCAGCGCCGACACCCACCTGCACGTCTTCCCGCTGCCGCCGGAGTGGGGCGTCTCGCTCTACGTCAAGGACGAGTCGGTGCACCCGACCGGCAGCCTCAAGCACCGGCTCGCGCGCTCGCTCGTGCTCTACGGGCTGTGCAACGGCTGGATCGAGGAGGGCACGACGCTGGTCGAGGCATCGTCGGGCTCGACGGCGGTCAGCGAGGCCTACTTCGCCCGACTGCTCGGGCTGCCCTTCGTCGCGGTGATGCCGGCGACCACGGTGCGCGAGAAGTGCGAGCTCATCGAGTTCTACGGCGGGCGCTGCCACCTCGTCGACGACCCGGGCACCATCTACGCCGAGGCCGAGCGGCTCGCCGCCGAGACCGGCGGGCACTACCTCGACCAGTTCACCTACGCCGAGCGGGCGACCGACTGGCGCGGCAACAACAACATCGCGGAGTCGATGTTCGCCCAGCTCCGGCGCGAGCCGCACCCGGTGCCCGCGTGGGTCGTGGTCGGTGCCGGGACCGGCGGGACCAGCGCCACCATCGGGCGCTACCTCCGGCTCAACCAGCTGCCGGCCTCGCTGTGCGTGGTCGACCCGGAGGGCTCGGCGTTCGAGCGCTCGTGGCGCACGGGGGAGCTCGACGTGACGGCCCGCGGCTCGCGGATCGAGGGCATCGGCCGCCCCCGGGTCGAGCCGAGCTTCGTCCCCGAGGTCGTCGACCGGATGGTCGCGGTGCCCGACGCCGCGTCGGTCGCCGCGATGCGCTGGGGCACACGGCACCTCGGCCGGGTCGTCGGCGGCTCGACCGGGACGAACCTCTGGGGCGCCTGCCAGCTCGTCGCCGAGCTCGTGGCCGAGGGCCGGCGGGGCAGCGTCGTCACCCTGCTGTGCGACGACGGCCGCCGCTACGCGAACAGCTACTACGACGACGCCTGGGTCGCCTCGCGCGGCTGGGACCTCGCGCCGCCGACGCGGACGCTCGAGCACTTCCTGGCCACCGGTGAGTGGTCCGACCCCGTCTGA